The following is a genomic window from Paenibacillus sp. FSL R5-0766.
TAACCCGGAGAAGCCGGATATTTTCTGGCAAATGGAGAAGGCGGTAGACGGTATGGCGGAAGCTTGCCGTGTACTGGATACGCCGGTCATCGGTGGTAACGTAAGTCTGTATAACGAAAACGCCAAAGGCTCCATCTATCCAACGCCAGTTGTCGGTATGGTAGGTCTCGTTCATGATACGGATCATATCACGACACAAGCATTCAAATCCGAAGGTGATGTTATCATCCTCCTCGGTGAAACAAAAGCTGAACTGGGTGGCAGCGAGCTGCAATACGCGGTTCATGGTCAGACGGAAGGTCGTCCACCAGAATTGAACTTGCAAACGGAAAAAGCATTGCTGGGAACTGTGCTGGAAGCTATTCAATCCGGTCTCGTTCGCTCGGCACATGATTTGTCTGAAGGCGGCTTGGCTGTAGCACTCGCAGAATCTTGTATCAGCGGTAACGTAGGAGCACAGGTGAATGTGGAGACTGCATTGCGTGCAGATCACGCCCTGTTCAGTGAGAGCCAATCCCGTATCTTGTTGTCGGCTACGCCAGAGCAAGCGGGTAAACTTGAAGCATTTGTACGTGAGCGCGGTGTACCTGTAGCTGTGATTGGACGTGTAGAAGGAAGTAACCTGACGATTGAATTGAACGGAACATCAGCCGTGAGCGAACCTGTAGGAGGTTTGGCTCAGGTCTGGGAGGATGCGATTCCATGTCTCATGAACTGACGACAGGACCGTTGTGGACAGGCGATTATTATAATGAAGGGTCCGGCAAGGAAGGACTCGACAAATTGAAGGAAGAATGCGGCGTGTTCGGGGTGTTCAGGCACCCTGACGCGGCTTCGCTCTCCTATTATGGACTGCATGCGCTGCAACATCGGGGCGAAGAAAGTGCAGGCATGTGTGTGAGTGATGGCAGCCAGTTTAACTATCATCGCGGCATGGGTCTGGTGAAGGAAGTGTTCACCAAAGACCTGATGCAGACGTTGACCGGGGATATTTCCATTGGACATGTCCGTTATTCAACAAGTGGTGACAGTAAACTGACGAACGCACAGCCATTGGTATTCAAATACCGTGATGGCGATTTGGCAGTAGCGACCAACGGAAACATTGTAAATGCACCCACGATTCGGCGTGAGCTGGAGCAGAGTGGGTCCATTTTTCAAACAACAAGTGATACCGAGGTCATTGCGCATCTGATTGCACGATCCTCCAAAGGGCTTGTGGAAGCGGCAAAAGAGGCATTCCAGCGCATTGTGGGCGGTTATGCATTTCTGATCATGACCAATGACAAGCTGCTTGTGGCTTCTGATCCGCACGGACTTCGTCCGCTGACGATGGGTAAGCTGGGAGATGCGTATCTGTTTGCATCCGAGACGTGTGCACTGGAAACAATTGGTGCAGAGTTAATTCGTGATATTGAACCGGGTGAACTGCTTGTGCTGGATGCGGATGGTCTACATGAGGATCGCTTCGATCATCATAAACACCGCAAGGCATTATGCGCGATGGAATATATATATTTTGCTCGTCCGGATAGTGATATGAATGGTGCGAATCAGCATGCTGCCCGTAAACGGATGGGAAGCCGGATGGCGATTGAGTCGTTTGTGGATGCGGACTTGGTTACGGGGGTACCAGATTCCAGCATCTCGGCGGCGATTGGATACGCTGAACAGACAGGTATTCCGTATGAGATGGGTATGATCAAAAATAAATACACCGGACGTACGTTTATCCAGCCAAGCCAGGAATTGCGGGAGCAGGGCGTGAAGATGAAGCTGAGCGCTGTGCGCCGCGTTGTAGAAGGCAAACGTGTGGTTATGATTGACGATTCCATTGTACGTGGAACAACTTCCCGGCGGATCGTGAACATGCTGCGTGATGCAGGAGCTACCGAGGTCCATGTACGCATTACATCACCACCTTTCAAAAACCCGTGTTTCTATGGCATAGATACCCCGGATAGCCGTGAATTGATCGCCTCACAACTGTCGGTGGAAGAAATTTGCCGTGAGATTAATGCGGATTCCCTGTCGTTCCTCAGTCCGGATGGACTGATAGCATCGATTCAGGGAGATAATCAGGATGATCCCAAAGGCGGGCTTTGCCTCGCATGTTTTGATCATGATTACCCAACCCGCCTCGATTTTGGCGGCGAGGAAAAATTCGGCTGCAGCTGTTAGCCCTCAAGCCCCGCTTTGCGGAGCAACAGGGGTTAGGCAACCAGGCGAAGCAAGCTGCCCCCGGGCCAAGTCCGAGCCCTTAAGCCCCGCTTTGCGGAGCAACAGGGGTCAGGCAGCCGAGCGAAGCAGCTGCCCCCGGGCCAAGCCCGCGCCCTTAAGCCCCGCTTTGCGGAGCAACAGGGGCTAGGGCAGCCAGGAGAAGCAGCTGCCCAGCGGGCTTGCCCCGCAGCGTAGCTGAGCGGGGTTCGCCGACCGATGGCTTGCAGCCAACGGAATCAGCGAACAATCCCGCGAGATCACGCACGAACCAACCATAGCAAGATCACACCAGCCACCTCTGCACCGCTTTTTTGGCGGGTGTCCAGAGGGCCTGCCAAGGTCCTATGGGGTCCTCCCGGGCGGGAGGATTTAGGTGGGGCGAAAAAAAAGGAGATGATTCCACTTGTCTGAAGCATATAAAAAGGCCGGCGTTGATATCGCGGCAGGTAATGAAGCGGTTGAACGGATGAAAAAACACGTGAAGCGTACCTTCCGTCCGGAAGTGATGACAGATCTGGGAGGCTTTGGCGCCCTGTTCGGTTTGAACAAAGATAAATACGATGAGCCGGTGCTTGTATCCGGTACGGATGGCGTAGGCACCAAGCTGAAAATTGCATTTGCCATGGACCGTCACGATACCATCGGAATCGACGCGGTAGCGATGTGTGTGAACGACATTGTGGTACAGGGTGCAGAACCACTCTTCTTCCTTGACTATCTGGCATGTGACAAAGTCATTCCTGAGAAGATCGAAGCTATTGTTGCGGGAATCGCTGAAGGCTGTCATCAATCGGGTTGTGCGCTGATCGGTGGAGAGACGGCGGAGATGCCAGGCATGTACAGTGAAGGTGAATACGATATTGCCGGATTCACGGTGGGTATCGTGGACAAAGCAAAGATCATCAACGGTACAACCATCGCCCCTGGCGACACAGTGATTGGACTTGCCTCTAGCGGTGTGCACAGTAACGGATTCTCGCTGGTACGCAGACTTTTGTTGGAAGATGCGGGACTTGATCTGCATGATGAAGTAGCGGAACTGGGCGGTAAGCTGGGTGATTCCCTGCTGGAACCTACAAAGATCTATGTTAAATCCCTGTTGTCCCTGCTGGAAAAAGTAAAAGTAAAAGGCATGGCACACATTACAGGTGGTGGCTTTATCGAGAATATCCCACGTATGTTGCCAAGCAACGTGAATGTGGATATTGACTACGGTTCTTGGCCGATCCTGCCGATCTTCAACCTGTTACAGGAAAAGGGAGCTGTCTCAAACCGTGACATGTTCACCACATTTAACATGGGTGTTGGGCTTGTACTGGTCGTTAATGAAGCAGATGCAACAGAAGCGCTGCAACAATTGAAAGCATCTGGTGAAGAAGCGTACATCATTGGCCGAGTTACTGAAGGAGATGCGCGAGTAACCTTCACGGGAGCGGATGTTTAATGGCGAACTACCGCATAGCTGTGTTTGCCTCGGGTGAAGGGTCCAACTTTCAGTCATTGGTCGATGCAGTACGAAACGGTGGGCTGAATGCATCCGTTGATCTGCTCGTGTGTGATAAACCGGCTGCACGTGTTGTGCAGCGGGCACAGGACGCAGGCGTGGACTGTCATCTGTTTACTCCGAAAAATTATGCTTCCCGTGAAGCCTATGAGGCAGAGATCGTGGAAGTGCTTGAATCCAAAAAGATCGACTTGGTTGTTCTTGCGGGATATATGAGATTGTTGACTTCGGTTGTGGTGGATCGTTACGCAGGGCGGTTGATTAACATCCATCCGTCCTTGCTACCGGCATTTGCAGGCAAGGACGCGATTGGACAGGCATTGGAATACGGCGTGAAAGTTACGGGCGTGACCGTGCACTTTGTGGACGGAGGAATGGATACCGGACCGATTATTGCCCAGCATCCGGTTCCCATTTTGCCAGAGGATACGCCTGAGTCAATCAGCCGTTCCATTCATGCGGCTGAACAGCAGTTATACCCTGAAGTGGTTTCCTGGTTCGCGCAAGGTCTGGTTCAATTAGACGGACGTCACGTCACTGTTAACAAGCCGGTTTGATATAAGTTGAAATTTTTTTTACACATTAACGAAGAGGACAGAAATAAGCTGGAGAAGCAAAGCGCTCGCCTTTATCACCGGATTTTCCCTTAAAGAAAAGGGAATCAAAAAATCTGGGGATAACAGCGATTGGAAGGTTATTCTGTCATCGGAGTGTCCCGTGTAAACATCTTGGTTCAACTTCTATAACAGAAGTCGAATATTGGTACGCATTTTGTGATATTTCTCGGGAAATAAATCGGCTGTGTTTCGTCAGGAAACGCGAAGCCATGGGACATTAAAGGAGGAGCATATTGTGAGTATCAAAAGAGCGCTGGTTAGCGTATCGGATAAAACGGGCATCGTGGACTTTTGCCGCGAGCTGTCGCAAATGGGTGTGGAGATTATTTCGACAGGAGGTACAAGCAGCCTGTTGTCGAAGGAAGGCGTACCTGTCATCGGAATTTCGGATGTGACCGGATTTCCGGAAATCATGGACGGACGTGTCAAAACATTACATCCGGCAGTTCATAGTGGGTTGTTGGCTGTGCGTGATAACGAAGAGCACACACGCCAGATGGAAGAACTCGGTCTCGGCTATATCGATCTGGTTGTCGTGAACCTGTACCCATTCCAAGAGACTATTGCGAAACCGGATGTGGCATACGAAGATGCCATCGAGAACATCGATATTGGCGGTCCAACGATGCTTCGCTCGGCAGCCAAAAACCATGCCTTTGTCAGTGTCGTTGTAGACGCATCTGATTACAGCCAAGTGCTGGAGGAAGTGCGCCACGATGGAGACACAACTCTAGAAACTCGCAAACGGCTTGCGGCAAAAGTGTTCCGTCATACGGCGGCTTACGATGCACTCATCTCCGATTACCTGTCCAACGTAAATGGCGATCCACTGCCAGAGCGTCTGACGGTTACTTACGAAAAACTCCAGGATTTGCGTTACGGCGAAAATCCACATCAGCAGGCGGCATTCTACCGCAAACCGCTGGCTGCTCAAGATACGTTGACAACAGCCGAGCAATTGCATGGCAAAGAGTTGTCTTACAATAACATCAACGATGCTAACGCAGCATTGCAGATTGTCAAAGAATTTGAAGAACCAGCCGTTGTCGCGGTTAAACATATGAACCCATGCGGCGTAGGTATTGGCGCAAGTATCTATGAAGCTTACAGCAAGGCATATGCTGCAGATCCAACGTCTATCTTTGGTGGCATTGTGGCAGCAAACCGCATTATCGACAGCGATACAGCAGGCAAATTGAGCGAGATTTTCCTGGAAATCGTACTTGCCCCTGACTTTACGCAAGAAGCTCTCGATATCCTGACGAAGAAGAAAAACATTCGTTTGCTCAAAACGGGCGAACTAAATGCTGCTCGTAAACGGGAAAGCCAATTCGTGGTTACGTCCATCGACGGCGGCATGATCGTGCAACAGTCGGATGTGCATTCCATTGAAGCGAGCGAGCTGAACGTGGTAACGGATCGTGCACCATCGGAAGAAGAACTGAAACAGCTGTTGTTTGGCTGGAAAGTAGTTAAACACGTGAAATCCAATGCGATTGTACTTGCTGCGAATGATATGACCGTAGGTGTGGGCGCTGGACAAATGAATCGTGTGGGTGCAGCCAAAATTGCGATTGAGCAAGCGGGCGAGCAAGCAAAAGGTGCTATTCTGGCATCCGATGCGTTCTTCCCAATGGGTGATACGCTGGAACTGGCAGCAAAAGCCGGAATTACAGCAGTAATTCAACCTGGTGGTTCGATCAAAGATGAAGAATCCATCAAAGTAGCGAATGAATACGGAATTGCCATGGTCTTCACAGGCGTTCGTCACTTCAAACACTAGAGCGAAAAAGGTTTAATAAGGGGTGTCGCCAGTCATACTTATGACTTATGGTACACCCCCTCTTTTTTAGGTTTTTAACAGACATTAGCGTAACAAATCCAGTTATGCACGGAGGGGGAACAGAACGAATGGATATTCTGGTAGTAGGCGGCGGTGGCCGGGAACATGCCATCATCTGGGCGCTGGCAAAGAGTCCAAAGGTAGACAAGATTCACTGTGCACCGGGAAATGCAGGTATTGCTCAGCTCGCTGAGTGTCATGCCATTGCGGTAAATGAATTCGATAAACTAACGGCTCTTGCTGTAGAGCTTAAAGTGGGTCTGGTGGTTATTGGTCCGGATGATCCGCTTGCGGATGGGATCGTGGATGCATTTGACGTGACAGATATTCCGGTATTCGGACCCCGTCGTAATGCAGCAGAGATCGAAGGAAGTAAAACGTTCATGAAGGATCTGCTGCACAAATACAACATTCCAACGGCAGCCTATGAAAAATTCGACAACTACGAACAGGCTCAAGCATACCTGAATGAGCAAGCAATTCCGGTTGTCATCAAGGCAGATGGTTTGGCAGCGGGCAAAGGTGTGACGGTAGCTTATTCGCGTGAAGAGGCTGATCAGGCACTTCGCAGTATCATGGTTGACAAAGTATTTGGTGAAGCAGGAGCCAAAGTGATTATCGAGGAATTCCTCGCAGGACAGGAAATGTCGATTCTGGCTTTTGTCGATGGGGAGACGGTTCGTCCAATGGCTGCAGCACAGGATCACAAACCTGTATTCGATAATGATCAGGGGCCAAACACAGGAGGTATGGGTACATATTCACCTTTGCCACACATTCCTGCATCCATTATTGAAGAAGCCGTAGAGACAATCATCAAACCAACAGCCAAGGCCATGGTATCCGAAGGGCGTCCGTTCCAAGGCGTGTTGTTCGCTGGGCTGATGATTTCACCAGATGGTAAACCTAAAACGATTGAGTTCAACGCACGTTTCGGTGATCCCGAGACACAGGTTGTTTTACCACGATTGAAGAGTGACCTGTTCGATATCTTCTGGGCAACCGTTCATGGCAAGCTGGCAGACATTGAAATTGAATGGAGCGATGAAGCCGCAGTATGTGTGGTGCTTGCTTCAGGAGGTTATCCGGGTCCTTATGCCAAAGGCGTAGTCATTGAAGGTCTGGATCAAGTGCAAGATGCCGTGGTATTCCACGCAGGTACAGCGCGTAGTGAAGCAGGAGACTGGGTCACCAATGGTGGACGGATCCTGGGCGTAGTTGGCCTTGGTGCGGATATTGCAGAAGCTAGAAACAAAGCCTATGCACAGGCCGAATGTATCCATTTTGATGGCAAACATCAACGGACGGATATTGCTGCCAAAGCACTGGTCTAGAATGAATATTAAGAGCCCGTAAAGATGTGCGCCGTAAGGTTGTTGCATCCTGCGGGCTCTTTGCTACGTATATAGATGTATCTTGTGCAAACGGCTGGACTTGTCCATACGGGAAAGAACATGGGAAAGATACAGTACAGGATTAAATCAGGCATGTTTAATGCCCTAAATTAAGGGGTAGTATTTTTATAAATTGGACTATACTAATTATGTGAAGAATATCACCTTATAAGGTCATACCAAACATATTATATAAAGTTCGTAACATACATAAAGACTAATTTGTGAACATTAAACTGTAAGCTTGTGCCAAACCATAACGTGCAACTGGATGGTTGTGCTGGAATCATGGTATACTTTTCGGAAACAGGAATGCGTATGAGGGGAGGTGGATATCTATTGGGTAGGCGATATTGTAAATTGTCCAAATGGCGAATCTAGGTGGAGTTAAGCGAGGAACAATTGACAGCATGAGGGGTAACCCGATTTGAATGGAGAAGTTTCTGCAAGTCATTGACTTCATCTTGAATTCCTGTTTTGTATTTTACAAGGTCAAACCGTACGACATATACAAATATGATCATTATTCGATTTCATATAAGGCATAAGCCATGATGAACGAAAAAACAGCGGATGAATGGTTAACGTAGTTAACGGATCACGCTGTAACTATCTCTGGAGGTGAATCCCTGAGAACCGGGGAAATCATTGGACATAATTACCATATTGAATATCGCTTTACTTATTATCTTGATTGCATTGACTGCATTTTTCGTAGCATCGGAATTTGCTGTAGTCAAAATTCGTACATCAAGAGTGGATCAACTGGTCGCGGAAGGCAATAAAAAGGCAGTACTCGCCAAAAAAGTTGTCTCGGACCTGGATTATTATCTGTCAGCCTGTCAGCTCGGTATTACGGTCACCGCACTGGGATTGGGTGCACTCGGAAAACCGACGGTTGAGAGATTGTTATATCCGGTATTCAATTATTTAGATGTACCTGCTTCAATCTCGTCGATTGCTTCTTATGCGATCGCCTTTATACTCGTTACGTTCTTGCATGTGGTTGTTGGTGAGATGGCACCCAAAACGCTGGCGATTCAGTTTTCGGAAAAACTGACGTTGATGCTCTCCCCATCGCTATACTGGTTTGGTAAAGTCATGTACCCATTCATCTGGGCGCTTAATGGAGCCTCCCGTGTTCTTCTGCGGGGATTCGGTGTGAAGCCTGCCAAACATGATCAAGCCTACTCGGAGGACGAGATCAAAATCATCATGAACCAGAGTTATGAAGGGGACGAGAACAACAAGACCAAGCTTTCATATCTGGAAAATGTATTTGTGTTCGACGAACGTGATGCCAAAGACATCATGGTACCGCGTACGGAACTAGTGACATTAGATCAGGATATGACCTATGACGATATTATTCCTATATTGGATGAACATAACTATTCACGTTACCCTGTAATCGAGGATGGGGACAAGGACCGCATTATCGGCGTTGTGAATGTGAAAAAGATTTTGCCTGACATGGTTGCCGCAAGATCGTATCAACTACGGGAGTTCGTTCGTGAGATCCCATTCGTCTCCGAAGTTACAAGTATTCAGGATGCAATGATTAAAATGCAGCAGGAACGTGTACACATGGCCGTGGTTGTGGATGAATACGGCGGTACCTCGGGTATCATTACGATGGAGGATATTCTGGAGGAGCTTGTCGGTGAGATACGCGATGAATTCGATGATGATGAGGTGGCCGATATTCAGGAGACCGGAGAGAATCAATATCTCATTAATGGCCGGGTACTTTTGGATGAACTGGAGCGGCAGTTCGGACTTAGCTTTGAAGGAAATGAAGAGATGGACACCGTGGCCGGATGGATTCAATACCAGAAGGGTGTAGGGGTGGAAAAAGGAGACACGGTAGAACACGGCGATTATGTCTGGACCGTTGTGGACACCGAAAATTATCACATCAAGCAAGTTCTTCTGGAACGAGTGAGCGGTGCGCAGATTGAGGAAGCTACTAGCGACCTAGCGTGATGTTGGTTCGATCATGACTGTAATCTAGGGTTTGACTGCCTATTTGGCTACTGCCCTCAGAATTTAAAGCGTTTTGGCAACGTAACAGTGTAGGGGACGGAATCGATTCTGAAGAAGCGTAGCATTCGCGTTTGCAAACCAATTTTAAACCTTTGAAAACAACAATCAGGAAAATTTGGAGGCAATGGCGATCGGAAGAACGAGCCGTCATCGGAACATCACTCGTGCAACCTTAATATAAATTTTACTTGGAGGTGAATCCCTCAACCTGAGGGAAATCATTGGACGGAATAATAGCCTTGAATTTATTTTTAGTAGCCGTATTTATAGGTCTGACAGCCTTTTTCGTTGGAGCCGAATTTGCAATTCTTAAAGTACGGATGTCCCGAATCGATCAATTGATCTCGGAAGGAAACAAAAAGGCAGTACTGGCCAAAAAAGTGGCGCACAACCTGGATTATTATCTGTCGGCATGTCAATTGGGGATTACCATCACGGCGCTGGTATTGGGAGCCTTGGGTGAACCTACCGTTGAGAAAATGCTGCATCCGCTCTTTGAGCGCATGGAAGTGCC
Proteins encoded in this region:
- the purM gene encoding phosphoribosylformylglycinamidine cyclo-ligase, which gives rise to MSEAYKKAGVDIAAGNEAVERMKKHVKRTFRPEVMTDLGGFGALFGLNKDKYDEPVLVSGTDGVGTKLKIAFAMDRHDTIGIDAVAMCVNDIVVQGAEPLFFLDYLACDKVIPEKIEAIVAGIAEGCHQSGCALIGGETAEMPGMYSEGEYDIAGFTVGIVDKAKIINGTTIAPGDTVIGLASSGVHSNGFSLVRRLLLEDAGLDLHDEVAELGGKLGDSLLEPTKIYVKSLLSLLEKVKVKGMAHITGGGFIENIPRMLPSNVNVDIDYGSWPILPIFNLLQEKGAVSNRDMFTTFNMGVGLVLVVNEADATEALQQLKASGEEAYIIGRVTEGDARVTFTGADV
- the purN gene encoding phosphoribosylglycinamide formyltransferase, giving the protein MANYRIAVFASGEGSNFQSLVDAVRNGGLNASVDLLVCDKPAARVVQRAQDAGVDCHLFTPKNYASREAYEAEIVEVLESKKIDLVVLAGYMRLLTSVVVDRYAGRLINIHPSLLPAFAGKDAIGQALEYGVKVTGVTVHFVDGGMDTGPIIAQHPVPILPEDTPESISRSIHAAEQQLYPEVVSWFAQGLVQLDGRHVTVNKPV
- the purD gene encoding phosphoribosylamine--glycine ligase, producing the protein MDILVVGGGGREHAIIWALAKSPKVDKIHCAPGNAGIAQLAECHAIAVNEFDKLTALAVELKVGLVVIGPDDPLADGIVDAFDVTDIPVFGPRRNAAEIEGSKTFMKDLLHKYNIPTAAYEKFDNYEQAQAYLNEQAIPVVIKADGLAAGKGVTVAYSREEADQALRSIMVDKVFGEAGAKVIIEEFLAGQEMSILAFVDGETVRPMAAAQDHKPVFDNDQGPNTGGMGTYSPLPHIPASIIEEAVETIIKPTAKAMVSEGRPFQGVLFAGLMISPDGKPKTIEFNARFGDPETQVVLPRLKSDLFDIFWATVHGKLADIEIEWSDEAAVCVVLASGGYPGPYAKGVVIEGLDQVQDAVVFHAGTARSEAGDWVTNGGRILGVVGLGADIAEARNKAYAQAECIHFDGKHQRTDIAAKALV
- the purH gene encoding bifunctional phosphoribosylaminoimidazolecarboxamide formyltransferase/IMP cyclohydrolase; the protein is MSIKRALVSVSDKTGIVDFCRELSQMGVEIISTGGTSSLLSKEGVPVIGISDVTGFPEIMDGRVKTLHPAVHSGLLAVRDNEEHTRQMEELGLGYIDLVVVNLYPFQETIAKPDVAYEDAIENIDIGGPTMLRSAAKNHAFVSVVVDASDYSQVLEEVRHDGDTTLETRKRLAAKVFRHTAAYDALISDYLSNVNGDPLPERLTVTYEKLQDLRYGENPHQQAAFYRKPLAAQDTLTTAEQLHGKELSYNNINDANAALQIVKEFEEPAVVAVKHMNPCGVGIGASIYEAYSKAYAADPTSIFGGIVAANRIIDSDTAGKLSEIFLEIVLAPDFTQEALDILTKKKNIRLLKTGELNAARKRESQFVVTSIDGGMIVQQSDVHSIEASELNVVTDRAPSEEELKQLLFGWKVVKHVKSNAIVLAANDMTVGVGAGQMNRVGAAKIAIEQAGEQAKGAILASDAFFPMGDTLELAAKAGITAVIQPGGSIKDEESIKVANEYGIAMVFTGVRHFKH
- a CDS encoding hemolysin family protein gives rise to the protein MDIITILNIALLIILIALTAFFVASEFAVVKIRTSRVDQLVAEGNKKAVLAKKVVSDLDYYLSACQLGITVTALGLGALGKPTVERLLYPVFNYLDVPASISSIASYAIAFILVTFLHVVVGEMAPKTLAIQFSEKLTLMLSPSLYWFGKVMYPFIWALNGASRVLLRGFGVKPAKHDQAYSEDEIKIIMNQSYEGDENNKTKLSYLENVFVFDERDAKDIMVPRTELVTLDQDMTYDDIIPILDEHNYSRYPVIEDGDKDRIIGVVNVKKILPDMVAARSYQLREFVREIPFVSEVTSIQDAMIKMQQERVHMAVVVDEYGGTSGIITMEDILEELVGEIRDEFDDDEVADIQETGENQYLINGRVLLDELERQFGLSFEGNEEMDTVAGWIQYQKGVGVEKGDTVEHGDYVWTVVDTENYHIKQVLLERVSGAQIEEATSDLA
- the purF gene encoding amidophosphoribosyltransferase, encoding MSHELTTGPLWTGDYYNEGSGKEGLDKLKEECGVFGVFRHPDAASLSYYGLHALQHRGEESAGMCVSDGSQFNYHRGMGLVKEVFTKDLMQTLTGDISIGHVRYSTSGDSKLTNAQPLVFKYRDGDLAVATNGNIVNAPTIRRELEQSGSIFQTTSDTEVIAHLIARSSKGLVEAAKEAFQRIVGGYAFLIMTNDKLLVASDPHGLRPLTMGKLGDAYLFASETCALETIGAELIRDIEPGELLVLDADGLHEDRFDHHKHRKALCAMEYIYFARPDSDMNGANQHAARKRMGSRMAIESFVDADLVTGVPDSSISAAIGYAEQTGIPYEMGMIKNKYTGRTFIQPSQELREQGVKMKLSAVRRVVEGKRVVMIDDSIVRGTTSRRIVNMLRDAGATEVHVRITSPPFKNPCFYGIDTPDSRELIASQLSVEEICREINADSLSFLSPDGLIASIQGDNQDDPKGGLCLACFDHDYPTRLDFGGEEKFGCSC